A portion of the Geitlerinema sp. PCC 9228 genome contains these proteins:
- a CDS encoding peroxiredoxin codes for MALQLGDQVPDFKQASSMGDISFYEWAGDSWVVLFSHPADYTPVCTTELGEVARLKPEFDKRNVKVLALSVDDVDSHTGWIKDIEETQSVTLNYPILADSDRQVSNLYDMIHPNADNTVTVRSVFIIDPAKKLRLTITYPASTGRNFSELLRVIDSLQLTDNHSVATPVNWKQGDDCVIVPSIKDPQELQQKFPKGYREVKPYLRLTPQPDK; via the coding sequence ATGGCTCTACAACTCGGCGACCAAGTGCCAGATTTCAAACAAGCTTCCTCCATGGGAGATATTAGCTTCTACGAATGGGCAGGAGATAGCTGGGTGGTTCTGTTCTCCCACCCTGCCGACTATACCCCCGTTTGCACCACCGAACTTGGGGAAGTTGCCCGTTTGAAGCCAGAATTTGACAAGCGGAACGTTAAAGTCTTGGCTTTGAGCGTAGATGACGTAGACTCCCACACAGGTTGGATTAAAGATATTGAGGAAACCCAGAGCGTTACCCTAAACTATCCCATTCTCGCCGATAGCGATCGCCAAGTTTCCAACCTATACGACATGATCCATCCGAACGCCGACAACACCGTCACCGTACGTTCGGTCTTTATCATCGACCCAGCCAAAAAACTACGTCTAACCATTACCTATCCCGCCAGTACCGGTCGTAACTTCAGCGAACTCCTGCGAGTCATCGACTCCTTGCAGCTCACCGATAACCACAGCGTCGCCACGCCGGTCAACTGGAAACAAGGGGATGATTGCGTCATCGTTCCTTCCATCAAAGACCCACAAGAACTGCAACAGAAATTCCCCAAAGGCTATCGAGAAGTGAAGCCTTATCTTCGCTTAACGCCCCAACCCGATAAATAA